A single region of the Vibrio cyclitrophicus genome encodes:
- a CDS encoding heparinase II/III family protein, whose translation MTTKPVLLTEAEIEQLHLEVGRSSLMGKTIAANAKDLEAFMRLPIDVPGHGEAGGYEHNRHKQNYTYMNLAGRMFLITKEQKYADFVTELLEEYADKYLTFDYHVQKNTNPTGRLFHQILNEHCWLMFSSLAYSCVASTLTQEQRDNIESRIFEPMLEMFTVKYAHDFDRIHNHGIWAVAAVGICGLALGKREYLEMSVYGIDRNDTGGFLAQVSQLFAPSGYYMEGPYYHRYAIRPTCVFAEVIHRHMPEVDIYNYKGGVIGNTVQAMLATAYPNGEFPALNDASRTMGITDMGVQVAVSVYSKHYSSENGVDQNILGMAKIQDAVWMHPCGLELSKAYEAASAEKEIGMPFWPSVELSEGPQGHNGAQGFIRMQDKKGDVSQLVMNYGQHGMGHGNFDTLGISFFNRGQEVLREYGFCRWVNVEPKFGGRYLDENKSYARQTIAHNAVTIDEKCQNNFDAERADSVHGLPHFFKVEDEQINGMSAFANDHYEGFDMQRSVFMLNLEELESPLLLDLYRLDSEKGGKGEHQYDYSHQYQGQIIRTNFEYQANKELNTLGDDFGYQHLWNVASGEVKGTALVSWLQNNAYYTWLGATSNDNAEVIFTRTGANDPSFNLRSEPAFILRSKGETTLFASVVETHGYFNEEFEQSVNARGVVKDIKVVAHTNIGSVVEITTEKSNVTVMISNQLGATDSTEHKVELNGKVYSWTGFYSVETILSPELESTAEQGK comes from the coding sequence ATGACGACTAAACCAGTATTGTTGACTGAAGCAGAAATCGAGCAGCTTCATCTTGAAGTAGGCCGTTCTAGCTTAATGGGCAAAACCATTGCAGCGAACGCGAAAGACCTAGAAGCATTCATGCGTCTACCTATTGATGTCCCAGGTCATGGTGAAGCTGGGGGTTACGAACACAACCGCCATAAGCAAAATTACACGTATATGAACCTAGCTGGTCGCATGTTCTTGATCACTAAAGAGCAAAAATACGCTGACTTTGTTACAGAATTACTAGAAGAGTACGCTGACAAATATCTAACGTTTGATTACCACGTACAGAAAAACACAAACCCTACAGGTCGTTTGTTCCACCAAATCCTGAACGAACACTGTTGGTTAATGTTCTCAAGCTTAGCTTACTCTTGTGTTGCTTCAACCCTAACACAAGAACAACGTGACAATATTGAGTCTCGCATTTTTGAACCAATGTTAGAAATGTTTACGGTTAAATACGCACACGACTTCGACCGAATTCACAACCACGGCATTTGGGCAGTAGCTGCTGTCGGTATTTGTGGTCTTGCTTTAGGCAAGCGTGAGTACCTTGAAATGTCAGTGTACGGCATTGACCGTAACGACACTGGTGGCTTCCTAGCGCAAGTTTCTCAGCTGTTTGCACCTTCCGGCTACTACATGGAAGGTCCTTACTACCACCGTTACGCAATTCGCCCGACTTGTGTGTTCGCTGAAGTGATCCACAGACACATGCCTGAAGTTGATATCTACAACTACAAAGGCGGCGTGATTGGTAACACAGTACAAGCCATGCTTGCGACGGCTTACCCGAACGGTGAGTTCCCGGCTCTGAATGATGCTTCTCGTACTATGGGTATCACAGACATGGGTGTTCAAGTTGCGGTAAGTGTTTACAGCAAGCACTACTCTTCTGAAAACGGCGTAGACCAAAATATTCTGGGTATGGCTAAGATTCAAGACGCAGTATGGATGCATCCATGTGGTCTTGAGCTGTCTAAAGCTTACGAAGCCGCTTCTGCAGAGAAAGAAATCGGCATGCCTTTCTGGCCAAGTGTTGAATTGAGCGAAGGTCCTCAAGGTCATAACGGCGCGCAAGGATTTATCCGTATGCAGGACAAGAAAGGAGACGTTTCTCAACTTGTTATGAACTACGGCCAACACGGCATGGGTCACGGTAACTTTGATACGCTAGGTATTTCTTTCTTCAACCGCGGTCAAGAAGTGTTGCGTGAATACGGCTTCTGCCGTTGGGTCAACGTTGAGCCTAAATTCGGTGGTCGTTACCTAGACGAAAACAAATCTTACGCTCGTCAAACAATTGCACATAACGCAGTAACGATTGATGAAAAATGTCAGAACAACTTTGACGCAGAGCGCGCGGATTCAGTACACGGCTTACCGCACTTCTTCAAAGTAGAAGACGAGCAAATCAACGGCATGAGCGCATTTGCTAACGATCATTACGAAGGTTTTGACATGCAACGCAGTGTGTTCATGCTAAACCTTGAAGAATTAGAATCTCCGCTACTATTAGATCTTTACCGTTTAGATTCTGAGAAAGGCGGCAAAGGTGAGCATCAATACGACTACTCGCACCAATACCAAGGTCAAATTATTCGCACCAACTTTGAATACCAAGCAAACAAAGAGCTGAATACTCTGGGTGATGACTTCGGTTACCAACACCTATGGAACGTGGCAAGCGGTGAAGTGAAGGGCACTGCACTTGTAAGCTGGCTACAGAACAATGCCTACTACACGTGGCTAGGGGCAACGTCTAACGATAACGCTGAAGTTATCTTTACTCGCACTGGCGCTAACGACCCAAGCTTCAACCTACGTTCAGAGCCTGCGTTCATTTTACGCAGCAAAGGCGAAACAACGCTGTTTGCTTCTGTTGTTGAAACGCACGGTTACTTCAACGAAGAATTCGAGCAATCTGTAAATGCGCGTGGTGTTGTAAAAGACATCAAAGTAGTGGCTCACACGAATATCGGTTCAGTTGTAGAGATCACGACAGAGAAATCAAACGTGACAGTGATGATCAGCAACCAACTTGGCGCGACTGACAGCACTGAACACAAAGTAGAACTGAACGGCAAAGTATACAGCTGGACAGGCTTCTACTCAGTAGAAACAATTTTAAGCCCAGAATTAGAAAGCACAGCAGAGCAGGGGAAATAA
- a CDS encoding cupin domain-containing protein, whose product MNSFFILDENPWEELGGGIKRKIVAYTDDLMAVHLCFDKGAIGHPHTHEIHDQIGYVVRGSFEAEIEGEKKVLKEGDAYFARKHMMHGAVALEQDSILLDIFNPAREDFLK is encoded by the coding sequence ATGAACTCTTTCTTTATCTTAGATGAAAACCCTTGGGAAGAACTTGGTGGCGGTATTAAGCGTAAAATCGTTGCTTACACTGACGATCTAATGGCAGTACACCTATGTTTTGACAAGGGCGCGATTGGTCACCCTCATACTCACGAAATTCACGATCAAATCGGTTACGTGGTTCGTGGCAGCTTCGAAGCTGAGATTGAAGGTGAAAAGAAAGTACTTAAAGAAGGCGATGCTTACTTCGCTCGTAAACACATGATGCACGGTGCCGTTGCTCTAGAGCAAGACAGCATCCTTCTTGATATCTTCAATCCTGCGCGTGAAGATTTCCTAAAATAA
- a CDS encoding sugar kinase, with the protein MKSLNIAVIGECMVELQKKQDGLKQSFGGDTLNTALYLSRLTKEQDIQTSYVTALGTDPFSTDMLEKWQAEGIDTSLIAQLDHKQPGLYYIETDETGERSFHYWRSDAAAKFMFDQQDTPALLDKLFSFDAVYLSGITLAILTENGRTQLFNFLDKFKAQGGQVFFDNNYRPKLWESQQEAISWYLKMLKYTDTALLTFDDEQELYGDESIEQCIARTSESGVKEIIIKRGAKDCLVVESQSAQYVAPNPVDNIVDTTAAGDSFSAGFLAKRLSGGNARDAALAGHIVAGTVIQHPGAIIPLEATPDLSL; encoded by the coding sequence ATGAAATCATTAAACATCGCGGTCATTGGCGAGTGCATGGTTGAGCTACAAAAGAAACAAGACGGGCTTAAGCAGAGTTTTGGTGGCGATACACTGAATACAGCACTTTACCTGTCACGCTTAACAAAAGAGCAAGATATCCAAACAAGCTATGTAACAGCGTTAGGTACTGACCCATTCAGTACCGACATGTTGGAAAAGTGGCAAGCAGAAGGTATCGACACGAGCTTAATTGCTCAGCTTGATCACAAACAACCAGGGCTTTACTACATCGAGACCGATGAAACTGGTGAGCGTAGCTTCCATTACTGGCGTAGTGACGCTGCTGCGAAATTCATGTTTGATCAACAAGACACGCCTGCTCTACTTGATAAGCTATTCTCTTTTGACGCGGTTTACCTAAGTGGTATTACGCTTGCTATCTTGACAGAGAACGGACGCACGCAGCTATTCAACTTCTTAGACAAATTCAAAGCTCAAGGCGGCCAAGTATTCTTCGACAATAACTACCGTCCTAAACTTTGGGAAAGCCAACAAGAAGCGATTTCTTGGTACTTGAAAATGCTTAAGTACACCGACACAGCGTTACTGACGTTCGATGACGAGCAAGAGCTGTACGGCGACGAAAGCATTGAACAGTGTATTGCACGTACGTCTGAGTCTGGTGTGAAAGAGATCATCATTAAGCGCGGCGCGAAAGACTGCCTAGTGGTTGAAAGCCAAAGCGCTCAGTACGTTGCTCCAAACCCAGTAGACAACATTGTTGATACTACAGCGGCTGGCGACTCGTTCAGCGCAGGCTTCTTAGCTAAGCGTTTAAGCGGTGGCAATGCACGTGATGCAGCATTGGCAGGTCATATTGTGGCAGGAACTGTGATTCAGCATCCAGGTGCTATCATTCCTCTAGAAGCAACGCCAGATCTGTCTCTATAA
- a CDS encoding bifunctional 4-hydroxy-2-oxoglutarate aldolase/2-dehydro-3-deoxy-phosphogluconate aldolase, with protein sequence MTTLNEQLANLKVIPVIAINRAEDAIPLGKALVENGMPCAEITLRTECAIEAIRIMRKEFPDMLIGSGTVLTNEQVDASIEAGVDFIVSPGFNPRTVQYCIDKGVAIVPGVNNPSLVEQAMEMGLRTLKFFPAEPSGGTGMLKALTAVYPVKFMPTGGVSLKNVDEYLSIPSVLACGGTWMVPTNLIDEGKWDELGKLVRDAVDHVNA encoded by the coding sequence ATGACTACATTAAATGAACAACTAGCAAACCTAAAAGTAATCCCTGTAATCGCGATCAACCGTGCTGAAGACGCTATCCCTTTAGGTAAAGCTCTTGTTGAAAACGGCATGCCATGTGCAGAAATCACGCTACGCACAGAATGTGCAATCGAAGCGATTCGCATCATGCGTAAAGAGTTCCCAGACATGCTAATCGGTTCAGGTACTGTGCTGACTAACGAGCAAGTTGACGCATCTATCGAAGCTGGCGTTGATTTCATCGTAAGCCCAGGTTTTAACCCTCGTACTGTTCAATACTGTATCGACAAAGGTGTTGCAATCGTACCGGGTGTAAACAACCCAAGCCTAGTTGAGCAAGCAATGGAAATGGGCCTTCGCACGCTGAAGTTCTTCCCTGCTGAGCCTTCTGGCGGCACTGGTATGCTTAAAGCACTGACAGCGGTTTACCCTGTTAAATTTATGCCTACTGGCGGCGTAAGCTTGAAGAATGTAGATGAATACCTATCGATCCCTTCTGTTCTTGCGTGTGGCGGTACTTGGATGGTTCCAACTAACCTTATCGACGAAGGTAAGTGGGACGAACTAGGTAAGCTTGTTCGTGACGCTGTTGATCACGTTAACGCTTAA
- a CDS encoding Na+:solute symporter, whose translation MTIDTFVVLAYFFFLIAIGWMFRKFTTSTSDYFRGGGKMLWWMVGATAFMTQFSAWTFTGAAGRAFNDGFVIVILFLANAFGYFMNYMYFAPKFRQLRVVTAIEAIRQRFGKTSEQFFTWAGMPDSLISAGIWLNGLAIFVAAVFNIPMEATIVVTGMVLVLMAVTGGSWAVVASDFMQMLVIMAVTITCAVAAYFHGGGLTNIVANFDGDFMLGNNLNYVSIFILWVVFIFVKQFGVMNNSINAYRYLCAKDSENARKAAGLACILMVVGPLIWFLPPWYVSAFMPEFAEQYTSMGDKAGDAAYLAFVQNVMPAGMVGLLMSAMFAATMSSMDSGLNRNAGIFVMNFYSPILRQNATQKELVIVSKLTTIMMGVIIIAIGLFINSLRHLSLFDIVMNVGALIGFPMLIPVLLGMWIRKTPDWAGWSTLVVGGFVSYIFGISLQAEDIENLFGLETALTGREWSDLKVGLSLAAHVVFTGGYFIMTSRFYKGLSPEREKEVDQLFTNWNTPLVAEGEEQQNLDTKQRSMLGKLISTAGFGILAMALIPNEPTGRLLFLLCGSMVLTVGILLVNASKAPAKMNNESVAK comes from the coding sequence ATGACTATTGATACTTTTGTTGTTCTCGCCTACTTCTTCTTTTTAATCGCTATTGGTTGGATGTTCCGTAAGTTCACCACGTCAACTAGTGATTATTTCAGAGGGGGCGGCAAAATGTTGTGGTGGATGGTTGGTGCAACTGCCTTCATGACACAGTTTTCAGCATGGACGTTTACAGGTGCCGCAGGACGCGCGTTCAATGACGGTTTCGTTATTGTAATCCTATTCTTAGCCAATGCTTTTGGCTACTTCATGAACTATATGTACTTCGCTCCAAAGTTCCGCCAACTTCGTGTGGTAACAGCGATCGAAGCTATTCGTCAGCGCTTTGGTAAAACGTCTGAACAGTTCTTCACATGGGCAGGTATGCCGGACAGCCTTATCTCTGCAGGTATCTGGCTAAATGGTCTAGCTATCTTTGTAGCAGCGGTATTCAACATCCCAATGGAAGCAACCATTGTGGTAACGGGTATGGTTCTAGTATTGATGGCAGTAACGGGCGGCTCTTGGGCGGTTGTTGCTTCTGACTTTATGCAAATGCTTGTAATCATGGCCGTGACAATCACTTGTGCGGTAGCAGCTTACTTCCACGGTGGCGGCTTAACTAACATCGTTGCTAACTTCGACGGCGACTTCATGTTAGGTAACAACCTAAACTACGTGAGCATCTTCATCCTTTGGGTTGTATTCATCTTCGTGAAGCAGTTCGGTGTAATGAACAACAGCATCAACGCTTACCGCTACCTATGTGCAAAAGACAGTGAAAACGCACGTAAAGCGGCAGGCCTAGCATGTATCCTTATGGTTGTTGGTCCACTAATTTGGTTCCTACCACCTTGGTACGTAAGTGCATTCATGCCTGAGTTTGCTGAGCAATACACATCAATGGGCGACAAAGCCGGTGATGCTGCTTACCTAGCATTCGTACAGAACGTAATGCCAGCAGGTATGGTTGGTCTTCTTATGTCGGCAATGTTCGCTGCAACGATGTCTTCGATGGATTCAGGTTTGAACCGTAACGCTGGTATCTTTGTAATGAACTTCTACAGCCCGATTCTTCGTCAAAACGCGACTCAGAAAGAGCTGGTTATTGTAAGTAAGCTAACGACTATCATGATGGGTGTTATCATCATCGCGATTGGTCTATTCATTAACTCTCTACGTCACTTAAGCTTGTTCGATATCGTGATGAACGTAGGTGCGTTGATTGGCTTCCCAATGCTTATCCCTGTGCTACTAGGTATGTGGATTCGTAAGACACCTGACTGGGCTGGTTGGTCTACTCTAGTGGTTGGTGGTTTTGTTTCTTACATCTTCGGTATCTCTCTGCAAGCAGAAGACATCGAGAACCTATTTGGTCTAGAAACAGCGCTTACAGGCCGTGAATGGAGCGACTTGAAAGTCGGTCTTAGCTTAGCTGCTCACGTAGTGTTCACAGGTGGTTACTTCATCATGACTTCTCGCTTCTACAAAGGCCTATCGCCAGAGCGTGAGAAAGAAGTTGACCAACTATTCACTAACTGGAACACGCCGCTTGTAGCGGAAGGTGAAGAGCAACAAAACCTTGATACTAAACAGCGTTCAATGCTTGGTAAGCTTATCAGCACAGCAGGTTTCGGTATCCTAGCAATGGCTCTGATTCCAAACGAACCAACAGGACGCTTGTTGTTCCTACTATGTGGTTCAATGGTACTAACCGTTGGTATCCTACTGGTTAACGCGTCTAAAGCTCCGGCTAAGATGAACAACGAGTCAGTTGCTAAATAG
- a CDS encoding transporter substrate-binding domain-containing protein — protein sequence MKKTPLLLASITLALSGVAQADQLEDIQKSGTLRVGTTGDYKPFSYFDGKTYSGYDIDVAKHVAEQLGVELQIVRTTWKDLLTDLDSDKYDIAMGGITRKMQRQLNAEQTQGYMTFGKCFLVAKGKAEQYDSIEKVNLSSVRVGVNIGGTNEIFADANLQDASFTRYENNLDVPQAVAEGKVDVMVTETPEGLFYQVTDERLEAARCETPFTNSQFGYLIPKGEQRLLNTVNFIMDEMKLKGVEEEFLIHNSLK from the coding sequence ATGAAAAAAACACCACTATTACTTGCTTCCATTACTCTTGCACTTTCCGGGGTAGCACAAGCTGACCAGCTAGAGGACATTCAAAAGTCAGGCACTCTGCGTGTGGGTACCACAGGCGACTACAAACCTTTTTCTTACTTCGACGGCAAAACCTACTCTGGTTATGACATTGACGTAGCTAAACATGTTGCAGAGCAGCTGGGCGTCGAATTACAGATAGTTCGTACCACATGGAAAGATCTACTGACCGACCTCGACAGCGATAAGTACGATATTGCGATGGGCGGTATCACGCGTAAAATGCAGCGTCAGTTAAACGCAGAACAAACCCAAGGCTACATGACCTTTGGTAAGTGTTTCTTAGTCGCTAAAGGCAAAGCAGAACAGTACGATAGCATTGAGAAAGTGAATCTTTCTTCTGTGCGTGTTGGCGTCAATATCGGCGGAACTAATGAGATTTTTGCGGATGCTAATTTGCAAGACGCGAGCTTTACACGTTATGAGAACAACCTAGACGTTCCGCAAGCCGTTGCGGAAGGTAAAGTTGATGTGATGGTAACAGAAACCCCTGAAGGTCTGTTCTATCAAGTGACTGACGAACGTCTTGAAGCTGCTCGTTGTGAGACACCGTTTACCAACAGCCAATTCGGTTACCTGATCCCAAAAGGTGAGCAACGTTTGTTGAACACGGTGAACTTCATTATGGATGAGATGAAATTGAAAGGTGTTGAAGAAGAGTTCCTGATCCACAACTCTCTTAAGTAA